In a single window of the Ancylobacter polymorphus genome:
- a CDS encoding amidoligase family protein, whose product MSAPSLLFQPLPAPLTRDGQARLVGVEIEFTRLSERGAAQCLSALIGGTVEEEDPHAFRLTGSRLGDIGIELDMRHVHPGREGPARRLGPLSLWLGAVVSPLVPRELITGPLPVERLSELDGVVQALRTAGARGEGVILTDSLGLHFNVMPEATDAGTLLRLLQAYLVSEPALRQATLTSGLMRFHAPPPYAADYVRRVLSADYRPDLATLCADYVAANPTRKRSLDLLPLFLELFPDIGHRISGKVKPRAVLHYRLPLAYVGRPGWSLAADWNHWVAVEALADDPGRLTEACRQALR is encoded by the coding sequence GTGAGCGCGCCTTCCCTGCTATTTCAGCCCCTGCCCGCGCCGCTGACCCGAGATGGCCAAGCGCGGCTGGTCGGCGTCGAGATCGAATTCACGCGCCTGTCCGAGCGCGGGGCGGCGCAGTGCCTTAGCGCGCTCATCGGCGGAACGGTGGAGGAGGAAGACCCGCACGCCTTTCGGCTCACGGGTTCACGGCTCGGGGACATCGGCATCGAGCTCGACATGCGCCATGTCCATCCCGGACGCGAGGGCCCGGCCCGGCGACTGGGGCCACTCTCGCTCTGGCTCGGCGCGGTGGTGAGCCCGCTCGTGCCGCGCGAACTCATCACCGGGCCCTTGCCGGTGGAGAGGCTCAGCGAATTGGATGGGGTGGTTCAGGCGCTGCGCACAGCGGGAGCGAGGGGCGAAGGGGTGATACTCACCGATTCGCTCGGCCTGCATTTCAACGTCATGCCGGAAGCCACGGATGCCGGGACGCTGCTGCGGCTGCTGCAAGCCTATCTGGTGAGCGAACCGGCCTTGCGCCAAGCGACACTGACGAGTGGGCTAATGCGCTTCCACGCGCCACCGCCCTACGCCGCTGACTATGTCAGGCGGGTCCTTTCAGCCGACTACCGGCCCGACCTCGCCACGCTCTGCGCCGACTATGTCGCGGCAAACCCGACGCGCAAGCGCTCGCTCGATCTGCTTCCGCTGTTCCTGGAGCTGTTCCCGGACATCGGGCACCGCATCAGCGGCAAGGTGAAGCCGCGCGCCGTGCTGCATTACCGGCTGCCTCTCGCCTATGTCGGCCGGCCGGGCTGGAGCCTCGCGGCCGACTGGAATCACTGGGTGGCGGTGGAGGCGCTCGCCGATGACCCCGGCCGGCTCACCGAGGCGTGCCGGCAGGCCCTTCGATAG
- a CDS encoding HAD family hydrolase codes for MNAPRAILFDKDGTLVDFDHTWGPAAGAVMRRLAGDEGPTLARLFDASHYVAEERRFLQTSPLIAGSSRQYGPLWADILARAADAAFYKQVDHLFCEEGARYLTPIGRPAETLARLHAVGLPLGIATNDAEPNARLQADRLGLSPYLSAVYGHDSGYGSKPNPGMVVAFAALTGLPACAIALVGDTRHDLETARAAGAMAILVRCGPAPVDDFAHEADLVVDSVEELAALILGADAAQPAVA; via the coding sequence GTGAACGCTCCTCGCGCCATTCTGTTCGACAAGGATGGTACTCTTGTCGACTTCGACCACACTTGGGGACCTGCCGCCGGTGCGGTGATGCGGCGTCTGGCCGGCGACGAGGGCCCGACGCTGGCACGGCTGTTTGATGCCAGCCATTATGTCGCCGAGGAACGGCGCTTCCTGCAGACCTCGCCGCTCATCGCCGGGTCCTCGCGCCAATATGGGCCGCTTTGGGCCGACATCCTCGCGCGAGCAGCCGATGCCGCCTTCTATAAACAGGTCGATCACCTGTTCTGCGAAGAGGGCGCGCGCTACCTCACCCCCATCGGCCGGCCGGCCGAAACACTTGCGCGGCTGCACGCGGTGGGGCTGCCGCTCGGCATCGCCACCAATGACGCCGAGCCGAATGCGCGGCTGCAGGCCGACCGGCTCGGCCTCTCGCCCTATCTCAGCGCCGTGTACGGGCATGATTCGGGTTATGGCTCGAAGCCGAACCCCGGCATGGTCGTTGCCTTCGCCGCGCTCACCGGCCTGCCGGCTTGCGCCATCGCGCTGGTCGGCGACACCCGGCACGATCTTGAAACCGCGCGGGCGGCGGGGGCGATGGCGATCCTTGTGCGCTGCGGGCCCGCGCCGGTGGACGACTTCGCGCATGAGGCCGATCTCGTGGTGGATTCGGTGGAGGAACTGGCCGCGCTGATCCTCGGTGCGGACGCTGCCCAGCCGGCGGTGGCCTGA
- a CDS encoding extensin family protein — translation MDFPRLPSAHRSALSGIAGLALLAVGAAPLAAEPVQELKRSIDEAGTAVNRQLGDWLGVAPNRSARARNATRAKAAAIPLPPPRPQDIAAEPSAAPAEGDASKTTRVPSDDAAPVAPVAVAPALPPRDPRPARGDAPTEPAATAETAAAIPAPAEPPAPESPPAAPEPPAEKAATDEATIGTAPVPLPPPSPEPRLAALPPPAPAAPAAAPAPPAGTPEPTICPELSNESLGVFTPVAVTATNTACTVDRGVSLSAVRMKDGRLVTLEPAATLRCEMAAAVARWVREGIEPAVATLGAPLDKVLVAGSQQCRPRNRVVGARTSEHGRGNAMDTRGYVLKDGRRFVIGAPVPGSGDAAMPVAFQELIKASACADFTTILGPGSDGYHEQHLHVDRAERRSGAVLCQWSVAEATAKVPSPPRKPDAPAAMDATEGADEEAPPASSAVENPGTSQ, via the coding sequence ATGGATTTTCCCCGGCTCCCATCCGCCCACCGCAGCGCCCTGTCCGGCATTGCCGGGCTCGCCTTGCTGGCCGTCGGCGCCGCGCCTCTGGCTGCCGAACCAGTGCAGGAGCTCAAGCGCTCGATTGACGAGGCCGGTACGGCGGTTAATCGCCAATTGGGCGACTGGCTCGGCGTGGCGCCGAACAGGTCGGCGCGCGCACGCAACGCGACGCGCGCCAAGGCGGCGGCCATTCCCCTGCCGCCGCCGCGCCCGCAGGACATCGCCGCCGAACCGTCGGCGGCACCCGCCGAAGGCGACGCGAGCAAGACAACGAGAGTACCGTCTGACGACGCCGCGCCCGTGGCCCCGGTGGCGGTGGCGCCCGCCCTACCCCCGCGCGATCCCCGCCCCGCCCGAGGCGACGCGCCGACGGAGCCCGCAGCCACCGCAGAGACAGCGGCGGCGATACCCGCGCCGGCAGAGCCGCCCGCCCCGGAATCCCCACCCGCCGCTCCCGAGCCGCCAGCGGAGAAGGCGGCAACGGACGAGGCGACGATAGGGACGGCTCCCGTTCCCCTGCCCCCGCCGTCTCCCGAGCCGCGCCTTGCCGCTCTGCCGCCGCCGGCGCCAGCCGCGCCGGCAGCCGCCCCCGCGCCGCCGGCCGGCACGCCGGAGCCCACCATCTGCCCGGAACTCTCCAACGAATCGCTCGGCGTGTTCACGCCCGTCGCGGTGACGGCCACCAACACCGCCTGCACGGTGGACCGGGGCGTTTCCCTCTCGGCCGTACGGATGAAGGACGGGCGGCTGGTGACGCTGGAGCCGGCGGCGACGCTGCGCTGCGAAATGGCCGCCGCCGTCGCGCGCTGGGTTCGCGAGGGAATCGAGCCGGCGGTGGCAACGCTCGGCGCGCCGCTCGATAAAGTGCTCGTCGCCGGCTCGCAGCAATGCCGCCCGCGCAACCGCGTTGTCGGCGCCCGCACCAGCGAGCACGGGCGCGGCAATGCGATGGACACACGGGGCTATGTGCTGAAGGACGGGCGGCGTTTCGTCATCGGCGCCCCAGTACCCGGCAGTGGTGACGCGGCCATGCCCGTCGCCTTCCAGGAATTGATCAAGGCCAGCGCCTGCGCCGACTTCACCACCATCCTCGGGCCCGGCTCGGACGGTTATCACGAGCAGCATCTGCACGTGGACCGCGCCGAGCGGCGCAGCGGCGCGGTGCTGTGCCAATGGTCTGTGGCCGAAGCGACGGCCAAGGTGCCGAGCCCGCCGCGCAAGCCGGACGCGCCCGCCGCGATGGACGCTACGGAAGGGGCGGATGAGGAGGCGCCGCCCGCCTCCTCCGCGGTCGAAAACCCCGGCACAAGTCAATAG
- a CDS encoding DUF1499 domain-containing protein: MIRRRLYIEERMSRLAIWSLRTAIFAFPVTFIGAALFATETLDFRSALYTVLAGVAVAVLALVLALAGFVVIWNDGLKGLWRVIGAAALALVLIMPTATLAALGMGVRNLPDVTTDPEDPPSFVTLGTVRSRAANSLAYPGDRMAALQLDLYPGIKPMSFEAPPDEIFRGLLALAKRHKWLVVEAVPPRDGRDGRLEAVARSLPFGLRDDLVIRIRPIATGTRVDIRSTARSGDADFGSNARRISQLFAELADQQGRPLRR, from the coding sequence ATGATCCGGCGGCGGCTCTACATCGAGGAACGCATGTCGCGGCTCGCCATATGGAGCTTGCGCACCGCCATCTTCGCCTTTCCCGTCACCTTCATCGGCGCCGCGCTGTTCGCCACCGAGACCTTGGATTTCCGCAGCGCGCTCTACACCGTGCTGGCCGGCGTCGCCGTGGCGGTGCTGGCGCTGGTGCTGGCGCTGGCGGGCTTTGTGGTGATCTGGAATGACGGGCTGAAAGGGCTGTGGCGGGTGATCGGCGCGGCGGCGCTGGCGCTGGTGCTGATCATGCCGACGGCGACGCTCGCTGCGCTCGGCATGGGCGTGCGCAACCTTCCCGACGTGACGACAGACCCCGAGGACCCGCCGTCCTTCGTCACCCTCGGCACGGTGCGCTCGCGCGCCGCCAACAGCCTCGCCTATCCCGGCGACCGGATGGCGGCGCTGCAGCTCGACCTTTATCCCGGCATCAAGCCGATGAGCTTCGAGGCGCCGCCGGACGAGATCTTCCGCGGCCTGCTGGCGCTGGCGAAGCGGCACAAATGGCTGGTGGTCGAGGCGGTGCCGCCGCGCGACGGGCGCGACGGGCGGCTGGAAGCGGTGGCGCGCAGCCTGCCTTTCGGCCTGCGTGATGATCTCGTCATCCGCATCCGCCCCATCGCCACCGGCACGCGGGTCGATATCCGCTCCACCGCGCGCAGCGGCGATGCCGATTTCGGCTCCAATGCACGGCGCATTTCCCAGCTCTTCGCCGAACTGGCCGACCAGCAGGGCCGCCCGCTGCGCCGCTGA
- a CDS encoding ferritin-like domain-containing protein produces the protein MGLLSKDIRSLDDLLIQGLGELLYTERRIAKTLAALAGKVSDPALRRDLEDGLAASNGNIVQIEEVCRRRDCRPHVAESPAIDGIFISAEELAGEIDDDHVLDIAIAGAVQASAAYTAARYAGLIASLAGVGRTDCCRLLQAGLAHHQRVADMLRLLAEKRLNPRALGRGGRGPLPVAIAS, from the coding sequence GTGGGACTGCTCTCAAAAGACATCAGGTCGCTTGACGACCTTCTGATCCAGGGGCTCGGCGAGCTTCTCTACACCGAGCGCCGGATCGCCAAGACGCTCGCTGCGCTGGCCGGCAAGGTGTCCGATCCGGCGCTGCGCCGCGATCTCGAAGACGGTCTTGCCGCGAGCAACGGCAATATTGTGCAGATCGAGGAAGTCTGCCGCCGCCGCGACTGCCGCCCGCATGTCGCGGAGTCCCCGGCGATCGACGGCATCTTCATCAGCGCGGAAGAGCTGGCCGGCGAGATCGACGATGATCATGTGCTGGACATCGCCATCGCCGGCGCGGTGCAGGCATCTGCGGCCTATACCGCCGCGCGCTATGCTGGCCTCATTGCCAGCCTCGCGGGCGTCGGCCGGACGGATTGCTGCCGCCTGCTTCAGGCAGGGCTGGCCCATCACCAGCGCGTCGCCGACATGCTGCGCCTGCTGGCCGAGAAGCGCCTCAATCCCCGTGCGCTGGGCCGTGGCGGGCGCGGGCCGCTTCCGGTGGCGATCGCCAGCTGA
- a CDS encoding type I restriction enzyme endonuclease domain-containing protein, giving the protein MAVVVSQGQNEVDDRRKKGLNILPHRERMQKEEAEGKTRKMAEANPPRIDLVEKLEKLVAEYKAGSIDTERFFEALKGFVADLDEEEQRDAREGLNEEELAIFDLLTTPEPKLTQAQEVEVKRVARELLTKLDGLVKTIDWVRGQETRSAVFSEIRVRLNELPDEPYPQALWDAKVTQVWDFVLRRYAEGAFARAH; this is encoded by the coding sequence ATGGCGGTGGTCGTCAGCCAGGGCCAGAACGAGGTGGACGACCGTCGCAAGAAGGGCCTCAACATCCTGCCCCACCGGGAGCGGATGCAGAAAGAGGAGGCTGAGGGGAAGACCCGGAAGATGGCCGAAGCGAACCCCCCACGCATCGACTTGGTCGAGAAGCTGGAAAAGCTCGTTGCCGAATACAAAGCCGGGTCCATCGATACGGAACGGTTCTTTGAAGCGCTGAAGGGTTTCGTTGCCGACCTCGACGAGGAGGAACAGCGAGACGCGCGAGAGGGCCTGAATGAGGAAGAGCTGGCAATTTTTGATCTGCTCACCACCCCCGAACCGAAGCTGACTCAGGCTCAGGAGGTTGAGGTGAAGCGGGTTGCGCGAGAACTGCTGACGAAGCTGGATGGGCTGGTAAAGACGATTGATTGGGTGCGGGGGCAGGAAACGCGGAGCGCCGTGTTCAGCGAAATCCGGGTGCGCCTGAACGAACTACCCGACGAGCCTTATCCGCAGGCGCTATGGGACGCGAAAGTGACGCAGGTTTGGGATTTCGTGCTGCGGCGGTATGCCGAGGGTGCTTTTGCGCGCGCGCATTGA
- a CDS encoding carbonic anhydrase, whose translation MDKLLDGYHRFRATGWPERKALFERLAALGQKPQTLVIACSDSRVDPSMIFDAGPGELFVVRNVANLVPAYSTPDHQHHGTSAAIEFAVRVLEVREIVVLGHALCGGAGALIDGAPPQAQDFLPDWIRIGAPARDIALNLSDDPAERRTIVEYQCVRLSLRNLATFPWVRERLEDGRLSLQGAYFAVATGVLERLGPDGTFAPA comes from the coding sequence ATGGACAAACTGCTCGACGGCTATCACCGCTTCCGTGCCACCGGCTGGCCGGAGCGCAAGGCGCTCTTTGAACGGCTGGCGGCTCTGGGGCAAAAGCCGCAGACCCTCGTCATCGCCTGTTCCGACAGCCGCGTCGACCCGTCCATGATCTTCGACGCCGGGCCGGGCGAGTTGTTCGTCGTGCGCAACGTCGCCAATCTGGTGCCGGCCTATTCGACGCCGGACCACCAGCACCATGGCACGAGCGCCGCCATCGAATTCGCCGTGCGGGTGCTTGAGGTGCGGGAGATCGTCGTGCTCGGCCATGCGCTGTGCGGCGGCGCCGGCGCGTTGATCGACGGCGCTCCGCCCCAGGCGCAGGACTTCCTGCCGGACTGGATCCGCATCGGCGCTCCGGCCCGCGACATCGCCCTCAATCTCAGCGACGATCCGGCCGAGCGGCGGACCATTGTGGAGTACCAGTGCGTCAGGCTGTCCCTTCGCAATCTCGCGACCTTCCCCTGGGTGCGGGAGCGGCTTGAGGATGGCCGGCTTTCGTTGCAGGGCGCCTATTTTGCCGTGGCCACCGGCGTTCTGGAGCGACTGGGTCCGGACGGCACCTTCGCCCCGGCCTGA
- a CDS encoding MBL fold metallo-hydrolase, whose protein sequence is MADDIPFERRFTAVPGVVEEVAPGVRRVLAPNPGPFTFTGTCTYIVGRDAVAIIDPGPDDASHVAAVLAAVEAETVTHLFLTHTHRDHSGALAALKAATGAPTYGEGPHRAARPLHAQEVNTLDSAGDRGFLPDVALADGARVEGAGWTLAALATPGHTANHMAFVLEEAGAIFVGDHVMGWSTTVVAPPDGSMNDYMHSLRRLRERPETLYFPGHGGVITQGPAFVERFLRHRLARETAIMRALERGPRAIPDIVRAIYFGLDPRLAGAAGLSTLAHLEDLVERGDVLTDGPAVLAGFYRLP, encoded by the coding sequence ATGGCGGACGACATTCCCTTCGAGCGGCGCTTCACCGCTGTGCCGGGGGTTGTGGAAGAGGTGGCGCCGGGCGTGCGCCGGGTGCTCGCCCCCAATCCCGGGCCATTCACCTTCACCGGCACCTGCACCTATATCGTCGGGCGCGACGCGGTGGCGATCATCGACCCCGGCCCGGACGACGCCTCGCATGTCGCTGCCGTGCTGGCGGCGGTGGAGGCGGAGACGGTGACGCATCTCTTTCTCACCCACACCCATCGCGACCACAGCGGCGCGCTGGCGGCGCTGAAGGCGGCAACCGGTGCCCCGACCTATGGTGAGGGCCCCCACCGCGCCGCCCGGCCTCTGCACGCTCAGGAGGTCAACACGCTCGATTCCGCTGGCGACCGTGGCTTTCTCCCCGATGTGGCGCTGGCCGACGGCGCCCGGGTGGAAGGGGCCGGCTGGACGCTCGCGGCGCTGGCGACGCCCGGCCACACCGCCAATCACATGGCCTTCGTACTGGAGGAGGCCGGGGCGATCTTCGTCGGCGATCATGTGATGGGCTGGTCGACCACGGTGGTGGCGCCGCCGGACGGGTCGATGAATGACTATATGCACTCGCTGCGGCGGCTCAGGGAGCGGCCGGAGACGCTCTATTTCCCCGGCCATGGCGGCGTGATCACTCAGGGGCCGGCGTTCGTCGAGCGCTTCCTGCGCCACCGGCTGGCACGCGAAACCGCAATCATGCGGGCGCTGGAGCGGGGGCCGCGCGCCATTCCGGACATTGTACGCGCGATCTATTTTGGCCTCGATCCCCGGCTCGCCGGCGCGGCGGGGCTCTCCACCCTGGCGCATCTCGAAGATCTGGTGGAGCGTGGCGACGTGCTCACTGACGGCCCCGCCGTGCTCGCCGGCTTCTACCGCCTGCCCTGA
- a CDS encoding HlyD family secretion protein produces MTMLTPAAERPSTFRALLSVGLTLCALAAAGLLGWWTWRTYMDTPWTRDGTVRAYVVTVTPQVSGRIIELPVKDDQFVHKGDVLMVIEPDDYQIALANADAAVTRAKADLDNKQAQAQRRADLDALAVSKEEQQAFAAAAEMAQGAYQQALANRDQARLNLSRTRIVSPVNGYVTNLLAQPGDYATSGQRALSVVDSDSFWVDAYFEESVLSGIHVGDTARVALMAYPGTLNGKVTGVGRGIAVPNAQPDGSGLATVNPVFTWVRLAQRVPVRVVLDPVPPGITLVAGLTATVSITGDGSGG; encoded by the coding sequence ATGACCATGCTCACCCCGGCCGCAGAGCGGCCGTCGACCTTTCGCGCCCTGCTGTCTGTGGGGCTCACTCTCTGCGCGCTCGCCGCCGCCGGCCTGCTCGGCTGGTGGACCTGGCGGACCTATATGGATACCCCCTGGACGCGCGACGGCACGGTGCGCGCCTATGTGGTGACCGTCACCCCGCAGGTCTCCGGCCGCATCATCGAACTGCCGGTCAAGGACGACCAGTTCGTACACAAGGGCGATGTTCTCATGGTGATCGAGCCCGACGACTACCAGATCGCGCTCGCCAATGCCGACGCCGCCGTGACCCGGGCCAAGGCCGATCTCGACAACAAGCAGGCGCAGGCGCAGCGGCGCGCCGATCTCGATGCCCTCGCCGTCTCCAAGGAGGAGCAGCAGGCATTTGCCGCCGCCGCAGAGATGGCGCAGGGCGCCTATCAGCAGGCGCTAGCCAATCGCGACCAGGCACGGCTCAATCTCAGCCGCACGCGGATCGTCTCGCCAGTCAATGGCTACGTCACCAATCTCCTCGCCCAGCCCGGCGACTACGCCACCAGCGGCCAGCGCGCCCTATCGGTGGTGGACAGCGACAGCTTCTGGGTCGACGCCTATTTCGAGGAATCGGTGCTGAGCGGCATCCATGTCGGCGATACCGCGCGGGTGGCGCTGATGGCCTATCCCGGCACGTTGAACGGCAAGGTCACGGGCGTCGGGCGCGGCATCGCGGTGCCCAACGCACAGCCCGACGGTTCCGGCCTCGCGACGGTGAACCCGGTCTTCACCTGGGTGCGCCTCGCCCAGCGCGTGCCAGTGCGCGTGGTGCTCGATCCTGTGCCGCCCGGCATCACCCTCGTCGCCGGGCTCACCGCGACCGTCTCCATCACCGGCGACGGGTCGGGCGGCTGA
- a CDS encoding methyl-accepting chemotaxis protein, translating to MNVKNLAIRTKIMLAFGLVLIASLVTGGVILKAQSTVSQNVGWTVHTYEVLDRVDRMMAAMVDQETGLRGYLITGKDGNLDPLRAGEGAFVTNWKEAKSLTSDNPVQQQRLDAVRQQVEAWQRDVSAYAIGLMKAGQAEAAREVEYAGKGKEYFDKIRGLVAELSQAEASLLTVRQEEMQSAEHVILYAVVLSVVIILLIGVVAAFALNKLVALPIRATVAGMERIRGGDYATAVDYTERKDEIGAMGNALLAFRDSLAEAEAARREATARAEAERAAMARRDRLAQSFVANMESIVNQVASSSSEVSVAARNLSDTAEETSRQAVAVTNAAAEASTNVQTVASATEEMSSSISEIGSQVTQAAAFAASGSDEVTRAASEIRELSDAASKIGEVVNLITDIAAQTNLLALNATIEAARAGEAGRGFAVVAQEVKQLAEQTARATQEIGLKVQGIQQSTSRTVGSIERIVGTITQIRDVTTAIATAVEEQAAATREIASNTHMAASGTGAVNDNMAGVGRSAEMTGAASTQLSSLSTSLSSRAGELQREVAEFVQNLRAG from the coding sequence ATGAACGTGAAGAATCTCGCGATCCGCACAAAGATCATGCTGGCATTCGGGCTTGTCCTCATTGCCAGCCTTGTCACCGGTGGAGTCATCCTGAAGGCGCAGTCGACCGTCAGTCAGAATGTCGGCTGGACCGTCCACACCTATGAGGTGCTGGACCGTGTCGACCGGATGATGGCCGCTATGGTCGATCAGGAAACCGGCCTGCGCGGCTATCTGATCACCGGCAAGGATGGCAATCTCGATCCGCTCCGGGCCGGCGAAGGCGCCTTCGTCACCAACTGGAAGGAAGCGAAGTCGCTCACCAGCGACAATCCCGTCCAGCAGCAGCGGCTCGATGCCGTTCGTCAGCAGGTCGAGGCCTGGCAGCGCGATGTGTCGGCCTATGCCATCGGTCTCATGAAGGCGGGGCAGGCGGAGGCCGCGCGTGAAGTGGAGTATGCCGGCAAGGGCAAGGAGTATTTCGACAAGATCCGCGGTCTTGTCGCCGAGCTAAGTCAGGCCGAAGCGTCGCTGCTCACCGTCCGTCAGGAGGAGATGCAGTCCGCCGAACACGTCATTCTCTACGCCGTCGTGCTGTCGGTGGTCATCATCCTTCTTATCGGCGTGGTGGCGGCCTTTGCGCTGAACAAACTCGTCGCCTTGCCGATCCGTGCCACTGTTGCCGGCATGGAGCGCATCCGCGGGGGCGATTACGCCACGGCTGTGGACTACACGGAAAGGAAGGATGAGATCGGCGCCATGGGCAACGCGCTGCTCGCCTTCCGCGACAGCCTTGCCGAGGCCGAAGCCGCCCGCCGCGAGGCGACCGCCCGCGCCGAAGCTGAGCGCGCCGCCATGGCCCGGCGCGACCGGCTGGCGCAATCCTTCGTCGCCAATATGGAAAGCATCGTCAACCAAGTCGCCTCTTCTTCGAGCGAGGTGTCAGTGGCGGCGCGCAATCTCTCGGACACGGCCGAGGAAACCTCGCGCCAGGCGGTCGCGGTGACCAATGCGGCGGCGGAAGCCTCCACCAATGTGCAGACGGTGGCCAGCGCGACGGAGGAGATGAGCTCGTCCATCAGCGAAATCGGCTCGCAGGTCACGCAGGCCGCCGCGTTCGCCGCCTCCGGTTCGGACGAAGTCACCCGCGCCGCCAGCGAGATCCGTGAGCTGTCCGACGCCGCCAGCAAGATCGGCGAAGTGGTCAACCTCATCACCGACATCGCCGCGCAGACCAACCTTCTCGCGCTCAACGCCACCATCGAGGCGGCGCGGGCGGGCGAGGCGGGCCGCGGCTTCGCTGTCGTGGCGCAGGAGGTCAAACAACTCGCCGAGCAGACCGCCCGCGCGACGCAGGAGATCGGCCTGAAGGTGCAAGGCATCCAGCAATCGACCAGCCGCACCGTCGGCTCGATCGAGAGGATCGTCGGCACCATCACCCAGATTCGCGATGTCACCACCGCCATCGCCACGGCGGTGGAAGAGCAGGCTGCCGCCACGCGCGAAATTGCCAGCAACACGCATATGGCGGCCAGCGGCACCGGCGCGGTGAACGACAACATGGCCGGCGTCGGACGCTCGGCGGAGATGACGGGCGCAGCGTCGACGCAGCTCTCCTCGCTGTCGACGTCGCTGTCCTCGCGCGCGGGCGAACTGCAGCGCGAAGTCGCCGAGTTCGTGCAGAACCTGCGCGCGGGCTGA